The Candidatus Nitrosocaldus cavascurensis genome segment TGAGTGCATGCTCAGTTATATCCTTGCCAAAATAATAGCCATAGCCTCTTGCAGATGGCCTATAGCCTTGAATCTCTCTGGGATCGTTCCAGAGTATCTCCTGCAGGTTACTACTCTTAGGATGCATCCTCTCTGAATATGCTATATCATCAAGAGAGTTGAGATTTACTGGCACACCACCATGAAGTGCCAACATCAAACCATCTAGAAGTACTCCTGTATACATGAGATCGAAGAGCTCTCTTAACCTCAAGTATATCTGCGTTGCATGTGTACCAAACTTATCCTCAAGCATAACTGGGAGATCATGTGGGTAGAATGGCAGATCCATAGGCCCCTCATGGTTACCTCTCAGCATTATAAGCCTATCTGGATATCTACTCTTGAGGTATAGAAGTGTATAGTAAACCTCTACAGACATAATACCTCTATCTCCATAATCGCCTAAGAATAAGAGTATGTTATGCCCATCCATGAACTTAACCATCTCAAGTATGGCGAGTAACGTGTTAAGGTCACCATGTACATCGCCTATAATAACCAGTTCCTTGAATGAAGATATTTTAACCAATCCACCATCTATACTGTTATAACCTACTCTGGCATTGGCTCTCTCCTTCTTGATGGTTGTCATAACATTATCAAGTAAGGATAAGAACTCAGCCCTATCTATCGATGAGAGATTCCTTAAATCTACTTCATGCATGACTAGAGTATACTAGATGAGTTTATAAAGATACTCATAAGACGATGATTTTGTTAGACCCTCTATATTATTATTCTACTCTGCAAATAAGAGAAAGAATCTGTTATTGATAATAGAATGATATCTAGAATCTCCTTAAAGGTTTATATTCAATTCAAGAGCAAGTTCTATTATGGGCATAGCAGAGTATGTAGTACGTGAGTTGATGAGAGAGTTTACAAGCAAGACTAGGGAGTTCTATGAGTTTGTCATGCCCCCAGTAGATATCTATGAGGATGGTTCTGATCTGGTTGTGGTTGCTGATATGCCTGGATTCAAGAAGGAGGATATAGTGGTAAGGGTTAGTGGTAACATACTCTCAGTTAGAGCAACCAGGGATAGGCCAGAACCAACTGGCATAGTGTACTGGCAGCAGAGGCCATTGAAGATAGATAAGAAGATACCCCTCCCATTCAGTGTTGCTGAGGAGGATGTGAAGGCTACATACAAGGAAGGGTTGCTAGAGATTAGAGTACCACTGAAGGGAGCAGTAAAGATAGAGTAGAAGAGCAGTGATGGGATCTTGGTAGAGAATGGTAGAGAGGATATTGGTTAGGTAGGCTAACCTATACTATATTTAACAAACTACCAATCAATCAATCAAATCAGATCTTCCTTGCAATCAGCATAACACCTATAGCCATGGCTGCTGCTGCAAAGCCTATCTGACCAAGGGTTGGGTTTGACTCCATTATTATGGCTGAACTTATAAGTAAGGATGAGGTAACTATACTCCCTGCTATAAGTGTAGCACTACTGCTCAACCTTGTCCTATATCCTAGCCTACCGCTTCTGCTACTACTGCTACTACTACCTTCCATTAGGCTCCTCTCAAGATAATCTCTTAGCATTGGTGCAACTGCTATGTAATCCTGTAAGCCTCTTACTATACTCTCTATGGAACTCTTCACCTCCTCAATATAAGCATCCCTTATCAGTCCTTCCTCTTGGAGTAGGGAGGAGAGTACCCTCATGAACTGAAAGTCAACCTTAAGAGTTAGGTATATCCCTTCTAGCAGGGATGCCATCCTCATGTAAAGTGCAAGCTGCTTTGGAAGCCTGAATGGGAATCTAGTCATAGTTCTGTTTGCTAACTCCATCAAGGCTTTAACCTCCATCTCATCAACCTTCTTGCCATGCATCCCTTCTATGGCAAGTGCTATCCCCTTCTCTATCACATATCTATTTGCATCTGGAGCAAGTGCACCTAGGCTGAAGAGTATGTTTACTGCTCTTGCAGGATCCTTCTCAATCAATGCTAGATATAGTCTTATCAACTTGAGCCTTGTGCTTGTATCCAACCTGCCTACCATACCAAAGTCATACAGGATTATGGTGCCATCTTCCTTGACTGCAATGTTGCCAGGATGGGGATCTGCATGAAATATATCATGCTTGAGGAGCATCTTAAAGAATAGTCTGTGCAGTCTTATCACAAGTGTCCTTCTATCTATCCCTAGAGCATCAAGCCTCTCCACATCAGTAACCTTTACTCCAGGTATGTACTCCAGAGTTAGCACTCTACTGCTACTCCTCTCCTCTATTACATCTGGTATCATCACATACCTATCTCCCCTCAGATTCCTCTTTATCCTCCTCAGATTCTCAGCCTCTATCCTATAGTCCATCTCTTCCCTTATAGTCTCAACGAACTGATAGTATATTGATTCTAGAGAGAATGCTATGTTTGGATCAAGGAACCTTATAGCATATGGTAGGAGTAACCTTATTGCTTCAAGATCCCTCTCAACTGTATAGTGTATGTTTGGCCTTATCACCTTAACCACAACATCCCTGCCTTTATACGTAGCCATATAAACCTGCCCTAAGCTTGCACCAGATATGCATCGCTCATTGAATGAGTCAAATGCCTTATCCATTGCTCCAAACTCCTCCTCTATTATCCTCTTAACCTCCTCTATTGGTGCTGGAGGCACATCATCTTGGAGCTTTGCAAACTCCTCAAGATATGGCTGTGGGAGTAGATCTGGTCTGCTTGAGAGCCACTGGCCAAACTTTATGAACACTGGTCCTAGATCTATGAACGTCTTCACAGCTTTACTTGCATTCCTCCTCATCCTTGCCTCATCACATCCCTTCCCTTCCTTCTTCACCCATTCCTTTCTATCACGCTTGAACCTTATAATTATGGGAGCAAGCCTTATGGCTATGTGTAGGCAACGCCTCTTAAGCTTGTAATCCTTCTTCTTACTGCTTGCTGATACCTTTCTCCCCTTCATAACCTTACTTCCTACCTCCTTCCTCCTCCTTCCGACCTTCTGCTATGTAGGTCACTTCTTGCTAACCTCTCTACCCTTATTAGAGAATTGATTATCCCCTCATCATAATCCTATCCTTGATATATCTACCCAAGAGGTATAGCATATACCCAGATGCTGCAGATACAAGTGTACCAGCAATTATAGCGTTACTCTTGCTTGTAGTTGCTTTATACACCCTGCTACCTGCCTTTAAACCAGCATATACTCCAAATACACTAGCAAAGATCAACTCTGGAGCATCAAGCAGTATATGCATGAGGGGGTCCTTCCTTGGATCCGCTCTATCTACATGCACAACATACTTATCCTCATACTCCCTTATGTGCAGATTACCGTACCTGTACTGCTTCCTAGCACCCATGGGATCTCCAAGCAGTGTCTCCTCTGCACCATCAAGCATTATAGGTCTAGCATCCTTTGGAACCTCTATCCCTTTACTCATAAATTAATTATTTCTATTTAAATAATATAATTCTTGATCTCTGCAATGATCATAAGATATTCATAATGTTAAGGCTAGATGAGATATTAGTTGATTATGGCAAGTACTCTTCTTCTGTTATACATAACCAATGATAAAATAATTGTAGTAGTTACTCTCCTATTATCTGCATTATGATGCTCCTCTCCCTGCTCCTTATATCCAGTTCTATAAGCACTACCTGCTGCCATGTACCAAGTGCCAATACTCCATCAACAAATGGTATTGTTAGTGATGGTCCTAGCAGTGATGCTCTAACATGCGAGTGCCCATTACCATCATGCCATGCCTTCTCATGCTCATACTCTATGCCTTTTGGTGCTACACGCTCAAGCATGTTTGGGAAGTCCTTAAGTAACCCTGGCTCATATTCTATAGTTGTTATTGCAGCAGTTGAACCCTTGACGAATACAGTAACTATACCATTGCTAAGCCCACTCTCTCTTACAGCCTTGCTTATATGCTCGCTTATATCAATAATGTCTGCTTCTCCCCTAGTCCTTACGTTAACTCTCTTTGTTATCACTTGCATGGTTAACCTAATTATATAACTACCTTTAAGCGTTAAACATGGAAGGGGTAAGGAGTAGGTACATCTATAAGGGTAAGGTTATAGCACTCAGGGTTGATGAGCTTGAGGATGGTAGGGTAAGGGAGGTGGTTGAGCATAATGGCTCAGTTGCCATACTCCCAGTGCTTGATGATGGTAGGGTTGTACTTGAGAGGCATTATAGGCATGCTATAGGGAAGGAGTTGATTGAGATCCCTGCAGGGAAGGTTGAGGAAGGGGAGAGCGTAGAAGAGTGTGCACAGAGGGAGTTGGTTGAGGAGACTGGATATAGGGCAGGGAGGCTTGAGTACATGGGGAGATGCTACATGACCCCAGGCTATTGCAATGAGTTGATACACTTCTTCATTGCAAGTAACCTTGAGAGGGTCTCCAGCGTAAGCATGGATGAGGATGAGGAGATAAACCTGCTTGTAATAAGCATTGATGAGGCTATAGAGAAGGCTCTAGCCAATGAGATAGAGGATGCCAAGACGCTCTATGCACTCTTGAGATACGCTATGTTTCAGCATTAAGGAGTAGCAAAAGATGTGTTAGTTAACTCGCCTATAGATGTGGTCTCTCTATACTTAACATTAACCTTATCCCCTACCTCATGATTCATGCAGTTTGATACATTTATCAGTCTATGGGATGTTGTCTCTACCGTACATGAAGAGCCATTAACAGATACAACAGTTGAACTCTCACTAACCTCATTCTTCACCCATGGAAGGTTTGGGATTATAGCAAATAGAGCAATTGCTATGAATGCACCAACGAAGAGGGGAAAGAGCCACTTTGAATACCACCACTCCTCTTCCTCACGCATACCTACTATTTCCCATAAGAGGTTATTAAACTTTGTAAATTACCACGATGTTAGAACCAAACTATTTCCAAGATAATTAAATAAATATTAGAAAGAGATAAACAGATAATATATTATACCCTCCTTCTTATTATATAACTTACACCATCAACAAGGAATACAAAGAGCAGTATGACTATGAAGAATGTGAATGCAGCAGAATAGTTAAGGATGCTAACGTACTGAGTTATATAATAGCCTATGCCTCCAGCACCAACTATGCCAAGTATACTTGCAGTCCTAAGGTTGTACTCGAACATGAACATGATATGGCTCATCATCTGCTTCTCAGTATGCTTGAATAGTGCCTTTGCCATCATCATCCATGGCAGTGCTAGGGAGCCCAATGCTTCATAATGCTCCTTACCAACGTTCTCAAACGTTTCATAGAAGAACTTTGATAGGTATCCTGCAGTGTAGAGTGCTAGAGCAACAGCACCAGCAACGTTCCCTGGCCCAAACATAACAACAAAGAGTATACCCCAGAATATCGCTGGTACCGTTCTGAGTACATTTGCAATAGTCCTTACTGTTAATGATATCCATCTTGCAGTTATGCCCTGGGCAGAGATGGCAGATAATGGGTAAGAGATCAGTGCACCAACCACTGTGCCGAAGAGTGCTATGATGAAGGTTTCGCCTACAGCATGCAATGCATCTGGGAGCAGATCAAACCTTATGTAGAGTTCTGAGACAAATGTTGCTAGATTCCTTGATGCCTTGAGCCATGAATCAAGATCAACAAGACCTAGGAAGTATGCTAGTATCAATGCGATGAGTATCAATGCCCATATAACCATAAAGCATCACCTACCATAGCCTTGAGAGCATTCTATCTGCAAGCATATACGCTTCATCTGCATACTCCTCAGCAAGTGCCCTATCATGCATGACTATGATGGATGATGTTGAGTTCCTCCTACCCATCTCCTTGAATATATCAAGGATTGAGCGTGCATTATCTTGATCAAGGTTAGATACTGGCTCATCAGCAAGCACAACCCTTGCACCCTGCATCAGTGCTCTAGCAATTGCAACCCTCTGCCTCTCTCCCCCACTAAGCATGTTAACCTTGCTCCTTGCCTTCTCATAAAGGCCTATGCTCTTGAGTATGCTCATGGCCCCATCAACATCCTCCTTCCTCCATAACCCAAGCAATGCTCTAAATGGAGAGTCTGCTGCTCTTGCAAGGAGAACATTCTCAAGTACAGTTGCATTATTCACAAGTCCAAGGCTCTGGGGTATGTATGCAACCCTCCTCCTCAACCCATTGCTATATTTACCATAAACCTCAACACCAAGAACCCTAACCATACCCCTTATTGGCCTAATAGAACCATTTATTATCCTAAGGAGTGTGCTCTTACCAGAACCACTCCTACCCATCAACGCTATGCTCTTACCACGCTCTACAGCAAGGTTAACGTTATCGAATAAAATGCTTCTGTTGCTGTAGCCATATGCTACAGCTATAGTCTCAACTGCATATATGCTTCCTACAGATGCATCTTCTCTTCCCTGAACTATCATATCTTTATCACGTTATCAAGCCCTGTAACCTTTAGTGCATCCATCAACGGCCCTAGATGCTGTGCCTCATACCTTATCCCAAACTTTACGAAGATTGCTGATACGAACTTCTGCACCTTCTCTGGCTCCTTGTTTAGATCCCTCAACGCATCCCATAGCTTCATCTTAACATCCTTTGGTAGGTTCTTTGAGATTAGTGTTACATGCGCTGGATTCGGTCCATTCTGCTCAAGTACCTTACTGTTCTCAAGTGCCTCCTGGTATAGTTTTGCTGGTACATCCCCTGCAGTAACAGTAACATCCACCTGCCTCTGCTTCAATGCCTCCCAGCATTGAGCATAACCTCCACCAAACACAACCTCACCGAAGAACTGGTTTGGAAGATCTACTGGCCTCTTGCTTGCATCTATAGGCTTGACATAACCCTTCTCAACCAACGTCTTCATTGGCATCACAAAGCCAGAGACTGAGGTCTCGCTAGGGAAGCAGACCTTCTTGCCCCTCAACTCCTCAAGCGAGTTATAGGGAGAATCCTTTAACACTATCCAGTATGAGTAGTAGTAGTTGAGTACATGCTGCTCATTGCCTATGAACACTGCTCTCCTCTCAACAAGCATTGGTGAGACTACATCTGCATGCTTTGCTATCATTGCTCCTACAAGTGAGCCAACGCCTAGGGCAACGTGTGCATGCCCAAACCTCATACTCTCAACTATTGCAGCGTTGTTCTGTGGGAAGAGTATCTCAACATCCATGCCAAGCCTATCCTCGAAGTACTTCTCCAACTCTGCTGCTTCAGCAACAACCTTATCCCTTGGTATTGGTTGCACAACTATAACAAGTTTGTTGAGCCTCTGCTGTGCCTCTGCCTCTACCTGTATGCTGCTAGCAGCAACCAACCCAGTAACTAGGAGTGCTGCTGCCAAAACAGCAACTATCTGCACATATCTCATTAGGCTAGGCTAATTAGGCAAACCTATTTAAACATTGTTATAACCCCGTTATACAATATAAGAATAAATCCCCAAGAGGAGAAGATTATCATGGTGATGAGATTGACCTGCGCTGATCCCATATGGGAGATGAGGAGATGCATCTCCCCTGATCCTTCCTTTATGATAATATTTTTTTATGGCAGAGCAGGATGGTGAGCCATGAACAGAGTAGCAAATAATAGCAAGAGGTTTGAGCTTCCTGGCAGTAAGGCACATTATGCACCGTCAAAGCCATTCCTTATAAAGCATATTAGACTTGAACTCAAGCCAGATCTTAATGAAGGGAGCATAAATGCTAGGGAAGATATTGAGATAACTGCCAATAGTGAAAAGGTTAGGAGTATAGTGCTTGATGCTGCTGAACTTAAGATAGCAAGGGTTATGCTTGGGGAGCAGGAGTTGAACTTCAAGCATGTAGATGAGAGGTTGAGGATAGAACTACCTAGAGAACTCAAGGAGGGTGAGAACGTAAAGATAACCATAGAGTACAGTGCTAAGCCAAGGAAGGGTCTGCACTTCATAAAGCCTGATGAGCACTATCCAAAGAGAAGATTGCAAGCATGGACACAAGGGGAGAGCATATACTCTAAGTACTGGTTTGTATGCATAGACCATCCAGATATTAGGTTCACAAGCGAGATGATAGTTGATGTGCCAGATGGGTTCACAGCAGTAAGCAATGGTAGGCTTGTAAGAGTTGAGGATAATGGTTCATACAAGAGGTACCATTGGCTTGAGGAGTGTGGACATCCAGCATATCTAACCTCACTTGCAATAGGAAGGTTCAGGGAGTTGAGGGATGAGTACAATGGCGTAGAACTACTCTACTACGTGCCAGAGGATATGGTTGATTATGCTGAGCTATCATTTGCAAATACAAAGGATATGATGAGGTTCTTTGAGGAGTATACAGGTGTGAAGTATCCATACAGCAAATACGCTCAGGTTACCGTTGATGACTTCATATATGGAGGGATGGAGAACATAAATGCAACTACACTTACAGTGGAGACTTTGCATGATAAGAGGGCTCATATAGACTTTACAAGCGATCATCTTGTAGCACATGAACTTGCACACCAGTGGTTTGGTGATCTGGTAACGTGTAGAGATTGGCAGCATATATGGCTGAATGAGTCATTTGCAACCTACTTTGAGGCACTCTACTGGCTACATAGCAGGGGGGAGGATGAGTTCAACTACTACATAATGCAGTATGCGAATGAGTACTTTGAGGAGTATAGTAAACGTTATGCAAGACCCATAGTTACAAACGTTTACAAGCATCCAGATGATCTATTCGATAGACATGCGTATGAGAAGGGTGCCTGTGTATTACACATGCTCAGATGCATGATTGGGGATAAGCAGTTCAGGAGGGCAATAAAGCATTATCTAGAGAGGTTTAGGCTCAGCAATGCTGAGAGTGAGGAGTTTAGAAGATGTTGTGAGGATGCTACTGGCTACTCTCTCCAAGAGTTCTTTGAGCAATGGCTGTATAGAGCAGGGCATCCAGAGCTTAAGATCAAGGTTGATTACAACCATGATACAAGTATGCTAAACATCAACATAGCACAAGTACAGAGCATTGATGAGGGCAAGCCATTCATCTTCCCGCTAGATGTGCATATAGTGAGTAGGGATGGTAAGAGGGAGGAGATCATGCTCAACATAGAGGCTAAGGAGCAGAGCATGCATATACCACTCAAGTATGAGCCTATGTACATAAGCATAGATCCACTCAACAAACTACCATTGAAGAAGATTGTAGAGTTGAAGATAGACAAGCATATGCTCATAGCTATGCTTAAGCATGGCAATACTGTTGAGAGGATAAATGCTGCAAGGGCTCTAGCAAACACTACCATGGACTCTGACGATGTTATAAATGCATTGAGGGAAGCAATAGTAAGTGATGCATTCTGGGGTGTTGCTGCAGAGGCAGCAAAGGCATTGGCAAGCATAAAGGGTGAGAAGGCATACAGTGCACTTACAAGCATAGTAGAGTCTATCAAGCATCCAAAGGCTAGAAGGGCAGTTGTAAGAGCGATAGGTGAGTTTGCAAGGGAAGATAGCATACAATTGCTTAACAGGATAGTGCAGAGTGATGAGAGTTACTATGTACAGGCAGAGGCTGTACTTGCAATAGGGAAGAGTAAGAGTAAGAAGGCATTACCATACCTTATGGGCTCACTCCAGATAAGGTCCCATAATGAGGTTGTTAGAGCATCAGCAATGGCTGCATTTGGTGAGGTTAGGGATGAGTTCAGCATACCAGTGCTCATAGATCATACAAGGCTTGGGGAGCATAACAGGGTTAGGGAAGCAGCAACTCTAGCACTAAGCAAGTATGCAAAGGGTAATGAGAAGGTAGTAGATCATCTCATACAACTGCTTAGAGATCACTGGTTCAGGGTAAGGATAAATGCTATAAAGGCACTTGCAGAGGCTCAGGAGCAGAAGGCATTAAGAGACCTTGAATGGGTTGCTAGCAATGATATAGATGCTAGAGTAAGAAGGGTTGCAGAGGAGGCAATAATAACTATAAGGGAGGCTACACAGGTACCAAAGGAGTTAGCACAGATGAGAGAGGAAGTAGAGAGGCTCAAGGGTATGAGTAGGGATATGATGAGTAGGCTTGATATGCTAGAGAGGGAGATAAAGTCAAGTTAAGTAGCGATAGAATAAAAGGTAAAGGTACTCCTCCTACTCCTACTACTCCTGCTGTTTATTTTATTTCTTTAAGGTATTGGCATTACTAGATCAGCAATATCCACCCATATCCTTGCAAACTTGTCAAGTAGATGCATAAAGCCAAGAACCTTGGCATCTGTATCCTGCTTCATGCTTGAGATATGCTCACTTAGCATAAGGTACTGCTTCATAACATCTATAGAGCCCTTCCTATCATGGTTTATGAATGCTTTAACAGATGTATCCTGTATCCTCTCAACCATCTTTGCTACCTCTACAAGGTTGCTATGCTCATCTACCTCATGCTCTAGGGATTCTACAGCCCTTGCAAGTTCAACTGCACTATCTCCAGCACTCTCTAGCAGGTGTGCTGCTAGCCTGTAATCCAAGACCTCTATGCTTGTTAGGTTCATCTTTGCTGCTAGCCTCTGATC includes the following:
- the hsp14 gene encoding archaeal heat shock protein Hsp14, encoding MGIAEYVVRELMREFTSKTREFYEFVMPPVDIYEDGSDLVVVADMPGFKKEDIVVRVSGNILSVRATRDRPEPTGIVYWQQRPLKIDKKIPLPFSVAEEDVKATYKEGLLEIRVPLKGAVKIE
- a CDS encoding NUDIX hydrolase: MEGVRSRYIYKGKVIALRVDELEDGRVREVVEHNGSVAILPVLDDGRVVLERHYRHAIGKELIEIPAGKVEEGESVEECAQRELVEETGYRAGRLEYMGRCYMTPGYCNELIHFFIASNLERVSSVSMDEDEEINLLVISIDEAIEKALANEIEDAKTLYALLRYAMFQH
- a CDS encoding M1 family aminopeptidase, with the translated sequence MNRVANNSKRFELPGSKAHYAPSKPFLIKHIRLELKPDLNEGSINAREDIEITANSEKVRSIVLDAAELKIARVMLGEQELNFKHVDERLRIELPRELKEGENVKITIEYSAKPRKGLHFIKPDEHYPKRRLQAWTQGESIYSKYWFVCIDHPDIRFTSEMIVDVPDGFTAVSNGRLVRVEDNGSYKRYHWLEECGHPAYLTSLAIGRFRELRDEYNGVELLYYVPEDMVDYAELSFANTKDMMRFFEEYTGVKYPYSKYAQVTVDDFIYGGMENINATTLTVETLHDKRAHIDFTSDHLVAHELAHQWFGDLVTCRDWQHIWLNESFATYFEALYWLHSRGEDEFNYYIMQYANEYFEEYSKRYARPIVTNVYKHPDDLFDRHAYEKGACVLHMLRCMIGDKQFRRAIKHYLERFRLSNAESEEFRRCCEDATGYSLQEFFEQWLYRAGHPELKIKVDYNHDTSMLNINIAQVQSIDEGKPFIFPLDVHIVSRDGKREEIMLNIEAKEQSMHIPLKYEPMYISIDPLNKLPLKKIVELKIDKHMLIAMLKHGNTVERINAARALANTTMDSDDVINALREAIVSDAFWGVAAEAAKALASIKGEKAYSALTSIVESIKHPKARRAVVRAIGEFAREDSIQLLNRIVQSDESYYVQAEAVLAIGKSKSKKALPYLMGSLQIRSHNEVVRASAMAAFGEVRDEFSIPVLIDHTRLGEHNRVREAATLALSKYAKGNEKVVDHLIQLLRDHWFRVRINAIKALAEAQEQKALRDLEWVASNDIDARVRRVAEEAIITIREATQVPKELAQMREEVERLKGMSRDMMSRLDMLEREIKSS
- a CDS encoding phosphonate ABC transporter ATP-binding protein encodes the protein MIVQGREDASVGSIYAVETIAVAYGYSNRSILFDNVNLAVERGKSIALMGRSGSGKSTLLRIINGSIRPIRGMVRVLGVEVYGKYSNGLRRRVAYIPQSLGLVNNATVLENVLLARAADSPFRALLGLWRKEDVDGAMSILKSIGLYEKARSKVNMLSGGERQRVAIARALMQGARVVLADEPVSNLDQDNARSILDIFKEMGRRNSTSSIIVMHDRALAEEYADEAYMLADRMLSRLW
- a CDS encoding secondary thiamine-phosphate synthase enzyme YjbQ, whose product is MQVITKRVNVRTRGEADIIDISEHISKAVRESGLSNGIVTVFVKGSTAAITTIEYEPGLLKDFPNMLERVAPKGIEYEHEKAWHDGNGHSHVRASLLGPSLTIPFVDGVLALGTWQQVVLIELDIRSRERSIIMQIIGE
- a CDS encoding metallophosphoesterase, whose translation is MHEVDLRNLSSIDRAEFLSLLDNVMTTIKKERANARVGYNSIDGGLVKISSFKELVIIGDVHGDLNTLLAILEMVKFMDGHNILLFLGDYGDRGIMSVEVYYTLLYLKSRYPDRLIMLRGNHEGPMDLPFYPHDLPVMLEDKFGTHATQIYLRLRELFDLMYTGVLLDGLMLALHGGVPVNLNSLDDIAYSERMHPKSSNLQEILWNDPREIQGYRPSARGYGYYFGKDITEHALNAIGARLIVRAHEPCNGYKVNHDGLVLTLFSCKEPYGNDRASFMSISKDEYKVLVDDYSIERLLQHVNVF
- a CDS encoding ABC1 kinase family protein; this encodes MKGRKVSASSKKKDYKLKRRCLHIAIRLAPIIIRFKRDRKEWVKKEGKGCDEARMRRNASKAVKTFIDLGPVFIKFGQWLSSRPDLLPQPYLEEFAKLQDDVPPAPIEEVKRIIEEEFGAMDKAFDSFNERCISGASLGQVYMATYKGRDVVVKVIRPNIHYTVERDLEAIRLLLPYAIRFLDPNIAFSLESIYYQFVETIREEMDYRIEAENLRRIKRNLRGDRYVMIPDVIEERSSSRVLTLEYIPGVKVTDVERLDALGIDRRTLVIRLHRLFFKMLLKHDIFHADPHPGNIAVKEDGTIILYDFGMVGRLDTSTRLKLIRLYLALIEKDPARAVNILFSLGALAPDANRYVIEKGIALAIEGMHGKKVDEMEVKALMELANRTMTRFPFRLPKQLALYMRMASLLEGIYLTLKVDFQFMRVLSSLLQEEGLIRDAYIEEVKSSIESIVRGLQDYIAVAPMLRDYLERSLMEGSSSSSSRSGRLGYRTRLSSSATLIAGSIVTSSLLISSAIIMESNPTLGQIGFAAAAMAIGVMLIARKI
- the phnD gene encoding phosphate/phosphite/phosphonate ABC transporter substrate-binding protein is translated as MRYVQIVAVLAAALLVTGLVAASSIQVEAEAQQRLNKLVIVVQPIPRDKVVAEAAELEKYFEDRLGMDVEILFPQNNAAIVESMRFGHAHVALGVGSLVGAMIAKHADVVSPMLVERRAVFIGNEQHVLNYYYSYWIVLKDSPYNSLEELRGKKVCFPSETSVSGFVMPMKTLVEKGYVKPIDASKRPVDLPNQFFGEVVFGGGYAQCWEALKQRQVDVTVTAGDVPAKLYQEALENSKVLEQNGPNPAHVTLISKNLPKDVKMKLWDALRDLNKEPEKVQKFVSAIFVKFGIRYEAQHLGPLMDALKVTGLDNVIKI
- a CDS encoding PhnE/PtxC family ABC transporter permease, producing MVIWALILIALILAYFLGLVDLDSWLKASRNLATFVSELYIRFDLLPDALHAVGETFIIALFGTVVGALISYPLSAISAQGITARWISLTVRTIANVLRTVPAIFWGILFVVMFGPGNVAGAVALALYTAGYLSKFFYETFENVGKEHYEALGSLALPWMMMAKALFKHTEKQMMSHIMFMFEYNLRTASILGIVGAGGIGYYITQYVSILNYSAAFTFFIVILLFVFLVDGVSYIIRRRV